In the Clostridia bacterium genome, one interval contains:
- the hfq gene encoding RNA chaperone Hfq: MSKAQANIQDVFLNHVRKENIPVTVFLVNGFQLKGLVKGFDNFTVILEVDGKQQMIYKHAISTLAPQKPVSLTNLS, from the coding sequence ATGAGTAAAGCCCAAGCAAATATCCAGGATGTCTTTCTGAACCATGTCCGGAAAGAAAACATCCCGGTTACCGTCTTTTTGGTAAACGGTTTTCAGCTAAAAGGTTTGGTGAAGGGCTTCGATAATTTTACGGTGATCCTCGAAGTGGACGGTAAACAGCAGATGATTTATAAACATGCTATTTCCACCCTGGCGCCGCAAAAACCGGTTAGTTTAACGAATTTGAGTTAG